The Bacillus zhangzhouensis region CCCTTTGGCATGGAATTTTTCTCAACAACATCTATTGTCATGGTGTGTTTCACCCCACTGAATTCATGTTTATCTTGATCGATCCAGTAAGTTTTTTTTACGTTGATTTCAGGAATCTTTAAATCGATTGGGAGACCGCTTTGCAGCTCAGGAATTCCTAACGCTTGGATGCTTTTGACTTCTTGTTTGACGCCTTGCTTCTCTGCCAGCCGTACTTTGGCTCTTTTTTGCAGCTGCGGCTGGTTGATTTGCCCCGTGACTGTCTCAACATGCTGTAAAATACCGTATTTATTTTGACCTGCTTTATCCTGTTCGATCACCACAATCTCGGATTTACTGCCTTTTTTCTTATTTTTCCCCTGTTCATCAGCAGACGTACGCATCTTGACACGAGTGGCTGTCTCTTCAATCGAGGTACTGTATTGATAGCTGATGAGATTGACGCCTGATTCAATGACCCATACGTCCTCTGGATCAGGCCAGGTTCTCAGCCCCATCTTTCCTTTCGCACAATAAATTTGATAGTTTCTTCCAGTCTGCCGCTTCGTTTCTTTCAATGCTTTCAATATCATGTCATACAAGCTCGTATCATTTTTAAACACTAGCGATTTTATGACATGTCCTGTATTGGCGATGGAGGTCATTGGAATTTGAAAATCAGCTCCAATCCGCCTTAAGATTTGGTCTGCTCTTTGATTTGAAAAAACATAGACATCTTGGTTTTTTACTAAATATTGAAGCATATCGTATGCGGTAAAGGTCAACTTCCCTTCAACCGGCGTACGGGAAAAAACGATACCTCTGAATAGCTCTTTTCCTTTCCATTTAAAAAGAACCGTGTCCCCTTCTGAGACACGGTAATATGTTTGACTGCCTTGCTTTGTGATAATATTTGCCTGTATAGAGCGAGGGGCTTGATACCTTTGCCCCTGAAGTGTCACACTCTCTGTGACAAGCTCATACATGGTGCCGCTTCTGATGGCAAAAAGCTCAATCAATGCCAGCCCCCCTTATTGTGGTATTTTTAATTTTTGTCCAGGGAAAATCCAATGCCCTGGTTGCTTAATGTTGCGTTTGCTTCGTTTTATCATCGCTACTTTATTGATATTCCAAATACGCCGCCATTTTCTACTGTCACCATAAAATCGGCCTGAAATGGTCCACAGCGTATCACCTTTTTTGACAGTATACAATTTTGGTGGTGATTTTGTTGGTCTTTTCTTTTTGGTTTGTTTTGCTTTTCTCTTCCGTTTGATTTTCCTAGGAGATGCGGTTTTATATTCTTTTAACTCGATCGTAAATTCACGATCTCCAATATCATATGACCCTTCCTTATGGGTGAAACTTTCAATACTGCACGTCATATTGATGTTTGTTCCAGTTACAATCAACCGCACGGATTTCTTTGAACGCATCATTCGTTCAATTTTCGCGATCGCATTCTCTGGTGATGGAATGCTTTTATATTCAGCAATCGGCGAATATTTCTTAGGAAATAATGAGGTGAACGATATTTGTTTCGCCGATGGTACGTCAATAAAGGTCAATTCTCCAAAAGAGGCGACCTTCACTGTTTCATTTTGTACGTTATTTGTGATTTCAAGTT contains the following coding sequences:
- a CDS encoding phage portal protein yields the protein MIELFAIRSGTMYELVTESVTLQGQRYQAPRSIQANIITKQGSQTYYRVSEGDTVLFKWKGKELFRGIVFSRTPVEGKLTFTAYDMLQYLVKNQDVYVFSNQRADQILRRIGADFQIPMTSIANTGHVIKSLVFKNDTSLYDMILKALKETKRQTGRNYQIYCAKGKMGLRTWPDPEDVWVIESGVNLISYQYSTSIEETATRVKMRTSADEQGKNKKKGSKSEIVVIEQDKAGQNKYGILQHVETVTGQINQPQLQKRAKVRLAEKQGVKQEVKSIQALGIPELQSGLPIDLKIPEINVKKTYWIDQDKHEFSGVKHTMTIDVVEKNSMPKGDQA
- a CDS encoding LysM peptidoglycan-binding domain-containing protein, which produces MGKSVYQLWISQGKDKLRFPVLPSELEITNNVQNETVKVASFGELTFIDVPSAKQISFTSLFPKKYSPIAEYKSIPSPENAIAKIERMMRSKKSVRLIVTGTNINMTCSIESFTHKEGSYDIGDREFTIELKEYKTASPRKIKRKRKAKQTKKKRPTKSPPKLYTVKKGDTLWTISGRFYGDSRKWRRIWNINKVAMIKRSKRNIKQPGHWIFPGQKLKIPQ